The following is a genomic window from Lagenorhynchus albirostris chromosome 2, mLagAlb1.1, whole genome shotgun sequence.
GGTGGGGGTACTCTCCCACCCACGCTGGGCTATCATTCCCCAGAAGCAGCAGAGTGAAGGGTAGGAAtggagaggggcagggaaagACCCTCCTGGGAGCCTCTTGTTCCCAAGAGACAACAAAGAGGACTCTCCAGAGGTGCTCTGCAAAGGTGGGCTGGGTACCACTTCACCTCCTGCTCTTGCCTATCCTTGTCTCTCCCTTGTTTCTGACCTTCATGTACAAAGAAGAGAGATGAGCTCTGGGATTATGACAGGAAGAGGGAAGGTGCCACGAAAAGAAAGGTCTCCTGGAGAACTCCCGAGTCCTGGAAAATCAGTAGCCCATCCCGAGAGGATCTGAGAGGTGAGGGTGCACGCCCTGGACTGGAGTCACATGACATGATCTCAGCTTAAATCTCCCAGTGAAATGCTGTGTGGTTCTGCGAAAGTCATTTAGCCCCTCTGGACCTcaggtttctcctctgtaaaatgaacagATTGGCCTATTCAGCTCCAGAGCTGCTTTCTCTCCTGACCATCTGAGCTTtagctggtggtggtgggagggggctggaagGTTGCTGAGAGCTGGAGTTGGTTCTTTCAAGTCTCCTACTTCTAAGCTGGGTTTCCCTGTCCCTGCTCAGCCTGGGTTCTCCAAATAGAAAGTGTTCCCCATGCTGCATTTCTCCCTTTGGTAGCACAGCCAAGAGTTACAAGCATGTCCCCGGACACCCTGCCTCCATAAAGAAGGCAAAATCACAGTCAGCCCAAATCAATCAGTTTTAGGAGAGAAACTGGCCATATTTCCCCTTTATCCCCATCTtactcctctctctgtctcattctatttctctgtctctctgtctctctgcctctctgtctctctgctcttctctctctctctctctctctctctctctctctctctctctctctctctctctctctctctctctaaaataCGGTCCCAAGAAAGTATGGGGTAGGAGGAGATTGCTGTctgttctgtgtttccataccatGGCACCTAGCCCTCAGCACAGTGACCTGAGCCCTCCAAGAAGGACAGTAGTCCTGTTGAATCCAGCACACAAATGATACCTACACCCACCTGGCTGGCCACCCCCAGCCGTATTCTGGCCTGTGGGAGACCCCTGGTCCCAACCTTGGTTCTGCCAGCTAACACTTACCTGACTCACAGTGAGGATGGCTGCAGAAGCTTCTAGTGGAACACTGAGCCGAGCAGGGGCCGGGGTGCCCTTTATACTGTTCCTCAGCCTCGCCTCTCTCCCAAGGTGAAGGAGATGGACTGGTTTCACCACTCCTGTTGGTCTACTTCCTCTAGCCCCTTCCTGACTCATCATAGGAACCTTAAGCAAAAAACCCGTCAGGGCCCCTTTTCACAGGGACACACAGCTCCTGCCTGGCCAGAGGGCTCTGGGGGCTCATTCACTCCTGTGATCCTCGCGACCTGGGcacagggaggtgagggaggcatCTCAGGAACCTGGtccccttttcctcttgttttgtgACCTCAGCCAAGCTTTtcttctgaatctcagtttctccaCCATACTGTTTCCAACAGGAATATGAAAAgattcccagcatcacttatcaGCAGGGAAATAtgaatcaaaccacaatgagatatcctctcacaccggttagaatggctactataaaaaagtcaaaagctaacaagtgttggcaaggatgtagagaaaagagaacccttgtacactgttggtaggactgTAAATTGCTACAGttattatataaaacaatatgaaggtccctcaaaaaattaaaaatagaactaccatatgattcagcaataccacttctgggtatatatctaaagaaaatgaaatcactaccttttttttttttctttaacatctttattggggtataattgctttacaatggtgtgttagtttctgctttataacaaagtgaatcagtcatacataaacatatgttcccatatgtcttccctcttgcgtctccctccctcccaccctccctatcccacccctccaggctgtcacaaagcaccgagccaatatccctgtgccatgcggctgcttcccactagctatctaccttactacgtttgttagtgtgtatatgtccatgactctctctcgccctgtcacagctcacccttccccctccccataacctcaagtccgttctctaggaggtctgcgtctttattcctgccttacccctaggttcttcatgacactttttttttcttaaattccatatatatgggttagcatacggtatttgtctctctctttctgacttacttcactctgtatgacagactctaggtctatccacctcattacaaatagctcagtttcgtttctttttatggctgagtaatattccattgtatatatgtgccacatcttctttatccattcatccgatgatgggcacttaggttgtttccatctctgggctattgtaaatagagctgcaatgaacattttggtacatgactctttttgaattttggttttctcagggtatatgcccagtagtgggattgctgggtcatatggtagttctatttgtagttttttaaggaacctccatactgttctccatagtggctgaaccaattcacattcccaccagcagtgcaagaatgttcccgttcctccacaccctctccagcatttattgtttctagattttttgatgatggccattctgactggtgtgagatgatatctcattgtagttttgatttgcatttctctaatgattaatgatgttgagcattctttcatgtgtttgttggcagtctgtatatcttctttggagaaatgtctgtttaggtcttctgcccatttttggattgggttgtttgtttttttgttattgagctgcatgagctgcttgtaaattttggagattaatcctttgtcggttgcttcatttgcaaatattttctcccattctgagggttgtcttttggtcttgtttatggtttcctttgctgtgcaaaagctttgaagtttcattaggtcccatttgtttatttttgttgttatttccattactctaggaggtgggtcagaaaggatcttgccgtgatttatgtcatagagtgttctgcctatgttttcgtctaagagtttgatagtttctggccttacatttaggtctttaatccattttgagcttatttttgtgtatggtgttagggagtgatctaatctcagacttttaaaagtacctgtccagttttcccagcaccacttattgaagaggctgtcctttctccactgtacattcctgccacctttatcaaagataaggtgtccatatgtgcgtgggtttatctctgggctttctatcctgttccattgatctatctttctgtttttgtgccagtaccataccgtcttgataactgtagctttgtagtatagtctgaagtcagggagcctgattcctccagttccttttttcgttctcaagattgctttggctattcggggtcttttgtgtttccatacaaattgcaaaacttttgttctagttctgtggaaaatgcccgtggtagtttgatagggattgcattgaatctatagattgctttgggtagtagcgtcattttcacaatgttgatgcttccaatccaagaacatggtatatctctccatctatttgtatcatctttaatttctttcatcagtgtcttataattttctgcatacaggtcttttgtctccttaggtaggtttattcctagatattttattctttttgttgcaatggtaaatgggagtgttttcttgatttcactttcagatttttcatcattagtatataggaatgccagagatttctgtgcattaattttgtatcctgccactttaccaaattcattgattagctctagtagttttctggtagcatctttaggattctctatgtataggatcatgtcatctgcaaacagtgacagctttacttcttcttttccgatttggattccttttatttccttttcttctctgattgctgtggctaaaacttccaaaactatgttgaataagagtggtgagagtgggcaaccttgtcttgttcctgatcttagtggaaatgctttcagtttttcaccattgaggatgatgtttgctgtgggcttgtcatatatggcctttattatgttgaggaaagttccctctatgcctactttctgcagggtttttatcataaatgggtgttgaattttgtcaaaagctttctctgcatctattgagatgatcatatggtttttctccttcaatttgttaatatgatttatcacattgatagatttgcatatattgaagaatccctgcattcctggaataaaccccacttgatcatggtgtatgatccttttaatgtgctgttggattctgtttgctagtattttgttgaggatttttgcatctatgttcatcagtgatattggcctgtagttttctttctgtgtgacatccttgtctggttttggtctcaaggtgatggtggcctcgtagaaggagtttgggagtgttcctccctctgctatattttggaagagtgtgagaaggataggtgttagctcttctctaaatgtttgatagaattcgcctgtgaaaccatctggtcctgggcttttgtttgttggaagatttttaatcacagtttcaatttcagtgcttgtgattggtctgttcatattttccatttcttcctgattcagtcttggcaggttgtgcatttctaagaatttgttcatttcttccagattgtccattttattggcagagagttgcttgtagtaatctctcatgatcttttttatttctgcagtgtcagttgttacctctcctttttcatttctaattctattgatttgagtctcctctctttttttcttgatgagtctggctagtggtttatctattttgtttatcttctcaaacaaccagcttttagttttattgatctttgctattgtttccttcatttctttttcatttagaaatcagtatcttgaagagataccccatgttcattgtagcattattcatgatagccaagatatggaaataacttaaatgtcagtggatgaatggataaagaaaatgtggtatataacatTATACTATATTTGATGTAATATAGATATAATACATGATATATTATTTTGTCTTAGAAAGGGAGGAAACCCTGATATTTGTGACCAAAAAAGCTGAACTTATAGTAGCAGAGGGGAGAATAGTGGTTACAAGAAACAGTGGTGTAGGGGAAAAAGggagattagaaaaaaagaaaaaaagtagaacggtggttgccagggcttgtGGGGAGAAGGTCATGGGGAAttgttgtttaataggtacagagttacAATTTTgcaagatggatggtggtgagggTTGCACGacaacatgaatgtacttaatacctcTGAACTGTACAATGATtaatatagtaaattttatgtaatatttatttcaccacaatgaaagagaaaataaagtactACTGGGTTAtagcccaaagtataaaataaatattcatgagtacatgctgacataaataaatgattaagtgCATATgtccatacatatatacatacataaggagagggaagagatacattTCCTATACAGgacattcaaaataatttatgatgACACTCCACCCTCAGTGATGGGGAGCTTAAcatcccacattttttttttttagatgttgggggtaggagtttattaatttatttatttatttttgctgtgttgggtcttcgtttctgtgcgagggctttctctagttgtggcaagtgggggccactcttcgtcgcggtgcacaggcctctcacgatcgcggcctctcttgttgcggatcacaagctccagacgcgcaggctcagtagttgtggctcacgggcctagttgctccacggcatgtgggatcctcccaggccagggctcgaacccgtgtcccctgcattagcaggcagattctcaaccactgtaacaccagggaagccccaactcccCACTTCTTAGTTGTGGGCTTTgcacagtgacttccttccaaagaatacAGTACAGTAATATGGGATGTTGGAGAGAGGATGAGGAGAGTGGCAAAGCCTGATAGATgttacctcagccaggtgatcaaagtGATAAATCATGTGAATAGTATGTCCCCTTTAAATAATGTGATGAAaaaggcactttacctctgtggtcttcctcttaAAAACCCATaactccagtctaatcatgaagaaaacatcagacaaacccaatttgagggatattctataaaatacctgaccaggacccctcaaaactgtcaaggtcatcaaaaatcaaggaaagtgagaaactgtcacagtcaagaggagcctaaggagacaagacaactaaatgtaatgtgatattCTAGATGGGATCctgaaagaggaaaagacagtaggtaaaaactaaaacaataggAATAAACCTtgaacttcagttaataataatgtaccaatacagttttgttaattataataataaatgtgctatactaatgtaagatgttaataataagggaaactgggtGTGATGTGTATGGTAactctttttactgtcttcttgACTTTTTCATAAATTGGAAACTGTTCTAAAGAAAGGTCTATTACAcctactactatatgtaaaatagatatacaaCAAGGATTTGCTGCATAGCatatggaactatattcaatatcttgtaataacctataatggaaaagaatctgaagttgtacagctgaaactaacacaatattgtaaatcaactatagttaaataaacaaattaaaaaaagaaaataacagaaaaataaggtCTACGAAAAAATCAAAACCTAAGACTTCAAAAACATTTGCAcatattctgggtgtttctgattACTTCTCACTGTGCCCCCAATCTTCCCAACCAGTTCTACTCAGACTTCCTTCTAACTCTTGTCCTGTTAGGAGGACTTGAGCcttcattctcatcctctgaaTAATGAGAGCCGCTGACAAGCATTAACTCAAGGAGTGAGGTAGTTAGATCAGAATTTTAAGTAGAACACCCTGTCCTCTGTGTGATGGGTGGATTGCAGGGTGTGTGGAGACAGGGAGCAAAGGAGAACAGCTTGAGGGCCATTGCAATAGTTCAGGTGAGAAATGACCTCAGTCAAAGCTTGGGAGGTGTGGGTAAGGATAGCAAGGACTTGGTCTCTGCTGGAGAGTAGGGAAGCAAAGGAAAGGAGTGGAGAATGATGTGTTGTCTCTGGCTTCGGTGAATGCAGAGAAGGTATCATTACCCGAGAGAGAGAATACCTAAGGAGGAATGACAGTGGGTGTCCCTGGAGTTGGGTGGGCAGTAAGAGATACTAAGTGCCCTTCAACCTATTGAGTTTGGGTGCCTATGGCAGTCTCAAAAGGGATGTCCCTGACATATGCTCATGGCTGTGATGAAGTAGCTTTGGGTAACTTGAGACAACCTGCCTGAGATGATGTGGTAAACTAGTTAGAGCCAGGTGATTCCCAGGAAGGAGAGAGCCCCCACGTCCTGATGTGACTGATGGCAGGAAAGGCTACAGAAATGTCAGGGAGGGTAACCACTGCAATGACCTTGGATCTGTATTTCTCCAGGCTATTCAGCACTTTGGCTTTCATGATTCCAGCTGGCCCAACCTTTACTTCCTTTAGTGACACTGTCACTTTCTCCTTCAGAGACCAGTCCCAGGagtctctcctctccccatcttGCCCAGTTCTGCTTCTTTGCTTTCCTAAAGTCTTCCTTAACCATGCAGGCAGTTAATAAGACTCTTGGAAACCATGAGGACATTCTATGGAGAGAAAACCTGGGCAGGGACCAGAACCCAGGTGGAGCCTCCACTCCCTCCCCGTGCCTTTGGCCATGGGCTAGGATTGGGCTCCGGGGCTATAATGTAAAGCAGTGTTGAACTGAGATGAATAGATCCTCTTCCCCCAACCAGAATAACCTATCTCCTCTTCATGACTGCCAAGTGCTCCTTTCAGGTGCATGAatgaagttgttttgttttcttttggtgttGTTGTGATCTCATTTTTAGAAGCTGTTGAATGTATTGAATGGTTTGGGGAGCAGAATTAAAAAGGGGTCAAAATGTCTGTCCTCCTTTGGAAATTGGCCAAGAGTCATTTGCAACCATTAACCCCCACACAGGTTTCTATACGGTGAGCGACACAGGGTAAAAAGCCAAAGAGAATACAGGATCCCAGGTCTTCCAGCATTTATTCTGTATTATTGTACACACTCACAGATTCAACAATAGTAGTGGGGATGCAGTCAGAGTTGCTGTAGTCACTGTCTCTtcaagcagaggctctggacaccTGAGGTTGGGATTGGGCTCATCAGGGGTGGGTGCTGGGCAATAGCTCCCCTCCCCGCCAAGCCCTATCCAAGGGACATGCAGAAGGACAGGGTCAGGCAGGTTCACAGATAAGGTGGGCCACCCAGGCTGGGGACTGGAGGTAAGCCTGGCCACTGGCTCTCTCTTCACTTGTGTGGGACTTCCAGGGGCCTCTGGGCCCCTAGGGGTGGTTACTTATATTTGGGGGACACTACACCTCCTGCTTCTTTAGGGGGCAAGACTTCTCCCTTCAGTGGCTGGACTGGGTTGGTCTCTTGGACCTGGCCAGGAGTTGGGACAAGAAGAGGCTACTTCAGCAACCCCTCCTACTGCTTCAGCTGCTGCTCCCCTTTCTTTTCCAGTTGCTCATCTTTCTTTGCTAGCTCTTGATCCAGCCGCTGGCCCAAGACCTTCTTCTCCTGTTTCAGCTGTTCCACatgctttccttgctcctgtgacactttctgctgctgctgctgctgttccacaggctttccttgctcctgtgactctttctgctgctgctgctgctgctgttccacaggctttccttgctcctgggactctttctgctgctgttgctgttccacaggctttcctttctcctgtgactctttctgctgctgctgctgctgttccacaggctttccttgctcctgggactctttctgctgctgctgctgttccacaggctttccttgctcctgggactctttctgctgctgctgctgctgtatgacaggctttcctttctcctgggactctttctgctgctgctgctgctgttccacaggctttcctttctcctgtgactctttctgctgctgctgctgctgctgttccacaggctttccttgctcctgtgactctttctgctgctgctgctgctgctgttccacaggctttccttgctcctgtgactctttctgctgctgctgctgctgctgtatcacaggctttccttgctcctgggactctttctgctgctgttgctgttccacgggctttccttgctcctgggtctctttctgctgctgctgctgctgttccacaggctttccttgctcctgggactctttctgctgctgctgctgctgctgtatcacaggctttccttgctcctgggactctttctgctgctgttgctgttccacgggctttccttgctcctgggactctttctgctgctgctgctgctgttccacaggctttcctttctcctgtgactctttctgctgctgctgctgctgttccacaggctttcctttctcctgtgactctttctgctgctgctgctgctgttccacaggctttcctttctcctgggtctctttctgctgctgctgctgctgttccacaggctttcctttctcctgtgactctttctgctgctgctgctgctgtatcacaggctttcctttctcctgggactctttctgctgctgctgctgctgtatcacaggctttccttgctcctgggacactttctgctgctgctgctgttccacaggctttcctttctcctgggactctttctgctgctgctgctgttccacaggctttccttgctcctctgacttttgctgctgctgctgctgctgctgctgttcctgcTGCTGTGGCTCCTGTTGCCGTGGCTCACACTCTTTCTTGGGCACCTCCTTCACAGGAGTTGTGTGTTTCTTCCCGAGCTCCATGGGATCCTTCCCTGGGATCTCCGAGGGTACCTTCTGGAATGGGGCAGGCAGTGGAGTTGGCTGCTTCACTTGCTCCTGCTGGATGTTGGTGGGAGGAGAAACAGGCTTGAGGGGCTCCTTACTGGGGGCAGTGGGCAAGGTCACCGGCAGAGTACATTGCTGAGACATCTTGGAAGCTGCTTTAGGTCAACCTGAAAATCAGGATGGGTCAGAGGGTTAATTGAAGGCGAGGAAGTAGATGAACCCCTGGAAATATGCAGCAGCGCCTGGTTTTTCAGCATCCTCTCTTCCCTTGGGTGGGGGTACTCTCCCACCCACGCTGGGCTATCATTCCCCAGAAGCAGCAGAGTGAAGGGTAGGAAtggagaggggcagggaaagACCCTCCTGGGAGCCTCTTGTTCCCAAGAGACAACAAAGAGGACTCTCCAGAGGTGCTCTGCAAAGGTGGGCTGGGTACCACTTCACCTCCTGCTCTTGCCTATCCTTGTCTCTCCCTTGTTTCTGACCTTCATGTACAAAGAAGAGAGATGAGCTCTGGGATTATGACAGGAAGAGGGAAGGTGCC
Proteins encoded in this region:
- the LOC132515970 gene encoding involucrin-like; its protein translation is MSQQCTLPVTLPTAPSKEPLKPVSPPTNIQQEQVKQPTPLPAPFQKVPSEIPGKDPMELGKKHTTPVKEVPKKECEPRQQEPQQQEQQQQQQQQQKSEEQGKPVEQQQQQKESQEKGKPVEQQQQQKVSQEQGKPVIQQQQQQKESQEKGKPQQQQQKESQEQGKPVEQQQQQQQKESQEQGKPVEQQQQQQQKESQEKGKPVEQQQQQQKESQEKGKPVIQQQQQQKESQEQGKPVEQQQQQKESQEQGKPVEQQQQQQKESQEKGKPVEQQQQQKESQEQGKPVEQQQQQQQKESQEQGKPVEQQQQQQKVSQEQGKHVEQLKQEKKVLGQRLDQELAKKDEQLEKKGEQQLKQ